From a region of the Solanum stenotomum isolate F172 chromosome 2, ASM1918654v1, whole genome shotgun sequence genome:
- the LOC125857071 gene encoding polygalacturonase At1g48100-like: protein MTGFSLRSFISLLIIAFLVLSETCNARRGRQITTSSTSLYRKKGSKMLTNSPSKGYSATTFNVRDYGAKGDGKSDDIKAFEAAWTAACKVEASTMLVPSEYVFLLGPISFSGPYCQHNILFQLDGTIIAPADAEAWGSGFLQWLDFTKLVGITIKGSGKIDGNGAVWWHDTPFDDPTEEESKLIIPSNNTMQTSLPIPLNSSLGGRMPGIKPTALRFYGSSNVTVTGITIQNSPQCHLKFDNCIGVSVYNFSVSSPGDSPNTDGIHLQNSKDILIRSSNVSCGDDCISIQTGCSNVYIHNINCGPGHGISIGGLGKDNTKACVSNVTVKDIIMHNTMNGVRIKTWQGGSGSVQGLMFSNIQVYEVQIPIVIDQFYCDKSKCPNQTSAVALSEINYEKITGTYTVKPVHLACSDSMPCVDVTLTDIQLKPLQEQYHMYEPYCWQTFGELYTPTVPPIQCLQVGKPSSSTTQANYGQC from the exons ATGACAGGTTTTAGTTTGAGAAGCTTCATATCTCTGCTTATCATTGCATTTCTTGTTTTGTCAGAAACATGTAATGCCAGAAGAGGCAGACAAATCACAACTTCCTCCACTTCTCTGTACAGGAAGAAAGGGAGCAAAATGCTCACCAATTCTCCAAGCAAAGGATATTCAGCCACCACTTTTAATGTTAGGGACTATGGTGCCAAAGGGGATGGAAAGAGCGACGATATCAAG GCGTTCGAAGCGGCATGGACAGCTGCTTGTAAAGTAGAAGCATCAACAATGTTGGTCCCATCAGAATATGTATTCCTTCTTGGACCCATTTCATTCTCTGGCCCATACTGTCAGCACAACATTCTCTTTCAG CTAGATGGTACGATCATAGCTCCAGCAGATGCTGAAGCTTGGGGTTCAGGCTTTTTGCAATGGCTTGACTTCACAAAACTAGTTGGAATTACAATTAAAGGAAGCGGCAAGATTGATGGAAATGGTGCAGTTTGGTGGCATGATACCCCATTTGATGATCCTACAGAAGAggaatcaaaattaattatccCATCAAACAACACAATGCAGACAAGTCTTCCGATTCCT CTAAACAGTTCCCTTGGTGGAAGAATGCCAGGCATTAAGCCAACA GCTCTTAGATTTTATGGAAGTTCCAATGTGACAGTCACCGGCATTACAATTCAGAATAGTCCACAATGTCATCTCAAGTTTGACAACTGCATTGGGGTATCGGTATACAATTTCAGCGTCTCATCCCCTGGTGATAGTCCTAATACTGATGGAATCCACTTACAGAACTCCAAAGATATCCTTATCCGCAGTTCCAATGTTTCATGCg GAGATGATTGTATTTCAATACAAACTGGATGCTCAAATGTTTatatacacaatataaattGTGGACCAGGACATGGAATAAGCATTGGAGGGCTTGGTAAAGATAACACTAAAGCTTGTGTTTCAAATGTCACTGTGAAAGATATCATTATGCATAACACAATGAATGGCGTAAGGATTAAGACATGGCAG GGTGGATCAGGGTCTGTGCAAGGACTAATGTTCTCAAACATACAAGTTTATGAAGTCCAAATACCAATTGTAATTGATCAGTTTTATTGTGACAAGAGCAAATGCCCGAATCAGACATCAGCAGTGGCTTTATCAGAAATTAACTACGAAAAAATAACAGGAACTTATACAGTAAAACCGGTGCATCTTGCATGCAGCGACAGTATGCCATGTGTAGACGTGACCCTGACCGATATCCAACTAAAGCCATTACAAGAACAATACCATATGTATGAACCATACTGTTGGCAGACCTTCGGAGAGTTGTATACTCCTACCGTCCCTCCAATTCAATGTCTGCAAGTTGGTAAGCCATCAAGCAGCACGACTCAAGCTAATTATGGTCAATGCTAA